TACGTGGGTCTCTGTACTTTTTTGCCAAGCCAAAGTCAATAACATTCACCTGAGACCCCTTTTTGCCAATTCCCATGAGGAAATTGTCGGGTTTGATATCTCGGTGAATAAATGAACGTGCATGTATGAACTCTATTCGGCAAAGTAGCTGATCTGCCAAAAGTAGAACCGTCTTGTACGAAAACTTCCTGTTGCAGTAACTAAAAAGATCCTCCAACGAAGGTCCAAGGAGATCGATCACCATAGCATTGTAGTCACACTCGGTGCCAAACCAGCGGACAAACGGAATGCCCACTCCTCCACAAAGTGCCTTATAAACTTTAGCCTCATATTCTAACTGCGGGTGCTTAGCCCTTATGTTCTCCAACTTTATTGCCACTTCTTCTCCTGAAATAATGTTTGTTCCGAGGTATATATCACCGAAAGACCCTGATCCGATCTTTCGGCCTattctgtattttcttccgACCCTTAAATCCATGTTGGTGCCGGCAGTGAGTGAAACGATAGATTGGCAAAGTAGCGTCAACTAACAAAGAAGTTTTGAAAAGACTTATCCGTCAGAACCCTAATGTCAAACCTTAGCTCTGAGTACAGTCTTATATGCCAAAGATATCAAAGAGATGTAGTGATCTTTGATCTCacttaaataaaaaaaaatgtcaatATCAAGACTCAAATTAATATAgttaagaagaagagagcGGATGGTTGGaatgaacaaaaatattgtgTTGTTACCCAGAAGCGCACAAAActtgacaaaaaaaaaaaatagatagAAGTAAAAGATGCGAGCACATcaatagcaaaaaaaaagaaaaccaagaaaaataaaagtaaaaaagtGACTTACCTTCTCCCCGTTTAGTCGCGGCGCCAAATCCAGGAAATATTAAACATATTTTTCTGCCGTATAGAGAGCGTACCTACCTGATTTAAGCATGCTTTCATGCATCTACATACTTCGGTAGGCCCTTGTGTATGTATCCTCGATATTTGcaaaatgctttctttcgATGAACTGAGACTCTTAATCCCAACACCTTGGCCCTGCTTTCAGTAATATTTGCCATTCTGAGTATTAAACTTTTGCTTGTTTTACTCCTCTTAACTTTTCTTGCTCGAACTATGGTTATTCTCTCTCGGCGCTTAATCCTAACTCCACCTCactgtctttttttccctatcttcaaatttccCCCACCTACATTATTATGGTATTACGACATCCCCAACTgtataattttatttcatgtATCTTTGTAATTTCTCTATTTATCCACCacaattatttctttaGATCTCTAAATGGTCATTTCACATAGTTCTCATTTAATATTACCGCATCTTCCGCCACTCGATGGGATTCACTCATCTACGTACTCATCTACGTATGCTACATCCGTACATTCGCAGATCTCAAACAACTCTAAAACGATAAATATAGTATAAGGCTTCTTTATGTACAAGCGGCaaagtcttttttttattcatttcacTTTCCGGGCTTTTAGCTTAATAGTCTCACCATTCATGTATATTCCCTTACCCTTGTATGGTTCGGGAGGATGCATGTTTCTTAATCTGCCCGCAAACTGGTTTAAGCTTTGTTTATTGCATCCTTCCAAAACCAATAATGTTGATGTTGGTGTTGAACACTTTATGCCTCGGGGAATAGGTAATCCTTGCATATCACACTTACCGATCTTCATCTTGACCCATTCTTTcccatcatcttcttttttgaccAGGACCCTATATCCAGTACCTTTAAATCTCAAAACACTCATGTGTCCCTCGGTTACTCCAACAACAGCATTGTTAACAAGTGATCTGGATGTTCCCCAGAGTGACTTTTGTAGTTTACTGCCTGGATTGGCCACATTCACGTTAATTTTAGTGTCCTTCCTGTCAATTGTAACAAAATCGGGCAATTCTAAGTTCACCGCTCCTTTTGGCCCTTTAACGGTCAACAGCCTACTcaattttattgattttgcACCCTTTGGAATCACACGTGGAATCAACATCGTGTCCTCCTGCAGTTGAACATcatttgaaataaaaactGGACTCGATCCAATATGTGATTTTACTATAGCAGTAGTAGAAAACGAGCGGAAAGCCTGTATCTGAGATCTGAAAATTACCCTGTTCACAAGCATGTTCTTCTCAGTGATAtaaactttgaaaaatgtaagTGGCACTATTTTTGAGCACAGGTATTTTTAACTGTCCCTGCATAATGGAAATGCAGCCTGTAAAGGCTCtatcttaaaaaaaaaagcacatgAAGCCCAGAAGGAAAATTAACCAGCATCAAGACTAAAAGTGTGTAGGGATGTGCAGAGctctaaattattttattttttcatccttttttgtgttatccaaataaattttcaCTCTACATCGTTATCACACTACATGAAACCATCAAGCACTTTAATTCTACGATAATATTAACCCCTCATCCATATAAACAGCAAAATGCCAAGAAAACTTAAATTCCATGAGCAGAAGCTCTTAAAGAAAGTGAACTTCCTAGAATGGAAGCAGGACCAAGGACACAGAGATGCTGCGGTTATGAGCACATACCATTTGCAGAATAGAGAAGAATATCACAGATACAATAAACTATGTGGGCAGGTCCGCAAACTTGCGAGAAAGCTCGCATTGCTCTCGCCTCAGGATCCATACCGGATAAAGCACGAACAGCTTTTATTGGACAAACTCTATAGGATGGGTGTTTTGCCAACTACTTCAAAGATTTCTGATCTCGAAAACAAGGTCACGGTAAGCGCGTtttgcagaagaagaatagCTGTTGTGATGTGCCGGTTGAAAATGGCACAGAATGTGTCTGATGCAgtgaaatttgttgaacAAGGACATGTTAGAGTTGGTCCAGATGTTATAACAGATGCTGCATTTCTTGTAACACGGAATATGGAAGACTATTTGACTTGGGTTGACAATAGCAAGATCAAGCGGAATGTCCTCAAATACAAGAATAAGCTTGACGATTTCAATCTCGTCTGATTGCTTTGCATTCTGCTGTCATTTTGTAAACTTCTAATGTTCATCTATTCACAAGAGCTTCTTTAAGTTTCATATATgttatttcattttatagCATGGGTAATAATAGATttaatgatattttgataAGAAGCAGGTGTGGGTATCCGTTACATGAGTTTTGATCTAACCTATGGGTTGGATTATTTTTTCGCTTACTACATAgattaataataataagaaaatgatTAAGTTTATTATATCCAGTACCTCAGTACCTGTAGTTATCGGTCCAAAAGTCCTCGCGCTATCTTTTCGAtcagcattttttttttttttttcgcacaATTTCGCAATCCCCGAACAAGCCCACTAATCCAATATCTTAAAGAACTACAAATTTAAGCATATTATTGTTCGGAAATTGAAGGATCGTTTCGGGAATTAATTAGCTCATCATAAATAGTTGCATTTTCCCACATTTATTCTTtctaaaatatttctgtttccTTTCCTCCCCTGCAACCCATTTTTAATAATTGCTGAAATTTAGAGGCGTCTCACAATTCTCCAGAAATGCTTTTCACCAAAGCTTTGACCTTGCTTAGTGTAGTCAGCTGTGTGCTTGCAGCTCCCGGATCAATCCCGAAATTCATAGATGAGTACGAGAATCAAAAACCAATAAGTTCGGACGAGTTTGAAAATGGAGACTTTTCGGGAACGTTACGGACATACAAAGTGAAGGCACCGGAGAGATATGGATGTGAAGGAATGATGAGAGAAGGACAAGAACGCTATCAAGTTGCCAGTCTACAGCTTAGGTTAAAACAGTTTGACAAGGATGGAAACTTGGTGAAGGTGAAGGTTAAGGAAGATATATTTGCACTCGAGCCAGCCTCTCTATCTGACATGACGAGTGTGAATGAGTCCTTGATGGATGAAATGGATCAGGAGTTTGATTTACaggttgatgatgaaaaagaggagGCTATAGTTGCCCGTCCTGTGAAAGAGATGAGCAGAATCGAGTATTACGAAGGTGGAGAGAAGGTGAAGGCACGGGCTGGCAGGCGTCATTGTCACATGCCTGCTGCCGTGGAAAACTCGGTGTTGGTTCCAGGCCGTATTTTGGCTGTTAAGCTTATTGGAAAGGGTGATCATGACGATGGATCGGGTGAAGCTTATTCGATCTTCTTGAAGAACGATCTTCAGAAACTAGACACGCCACTTCCAAAGAAGCACGGTGTCAGTGATTCAGCTCAGATAGCCATATGGCTCACAGTGACTGCATTATTTGTTGCTGTTTTAGCCTATGGAGTTGTCGTTTTTGTCAAAAGAATGACTTCTGCTTCTCACGATTACATCAAAGTGAGCCAGAAAGAGCAGATGGTTCAGGAAAAAGCCACAAAATGAATCCTTTCTGGATCATTTGtttatttcctttgttctttttatattgATTCTTTATGGTGATGGGTACCGCTGATATTTATATCCATTCTAACGCGTTTTTCAGGTagcttttttgttgtaGTGTTTTGGTAGTTAAGCATTAAGCAATAATTCATTTTACCTTAGTTCCCTGTTTTTTAAAAGATTCGGGACCAAATTTAATCCTGCATTTCGcatttaaaatattatggCGCTAATGGGTATGATCGATGCCTGtcattcatatttttacCACTGTCTACCTTTATCCggaaatctttttttttaccgaGCTTACCACTATTCCCGCGTTATTTTAACTTCCTAATTTTACTTGCTGATTCACCTATTAATCTTTTTTCGAATATAAAATCACACTCACTCCCCCGCATTCCTCGCCATAAGTTTCAACCAATATTTCCCATAAGCGAGGTTTCAATCCGTTCCGCTTTTGCATAAATTGGAATTGAATTATCGTGTTTATAATTGGCGGACATCACATCAATTCAGCATTACAACAAACACAATTCACTGCGAATACTACGAAAATGGCCACATTGGATAACATCAACCCCCCACTAAAAGAAATACCTTCCATCATTGATGATCTCAGAGACTCATTTCTCAAAGTGCCAATTCGCCGGCAGTCAGACTTGCGTAAGGATCTCCATTCAATCAGAAAAGCTCTTGTTGATGACAGAGAAGCACTAGCCAAAGCACTCTATCAGGATTTCCACCGATCAGTGCAGGAGACGTTTGTTTTGGAGTACGAATGTGTAATAGGGGAAATTGATTATCTCTCGCGCCATCTTGGATCATTGCTTAAAGAGGATaaagttgatgaaaaaggagctttattttcaactgTGAAGgcaaatgttgaaaaaataccGCTAGGCATAATTCTTATCGTGACTCCATTCAACTATCCGTTGATCCTCAGTATGAGTCCTGTGATTGGTGCATTGGCAGCCGGAAACAGTGTTGCACTCAAGCTTCCATATGATAAATGCCCAAGGTTCTGTGTGCAGCTCACCAAGACCCTTTTACAAACCGGTCTCTGCCCAAGAAGATTGGCTGTGTTCAATGGAGGAATTCCTGAGTCAAGTGCACTTATGGATCAGCATTTCGACAAAATCGTGTTTACCGGGTCTGGTCGTACCGGCAGGATTGTGCTAGAGAAGGCCGCTAAGCATTTGACACCTGTAGTTCTCGAGTTGGGCGGAAAATCGCCAACTTTCCTCACTTCCAAGTGCAACAACATGGAAAAAGCCATCAGGAGGATTTTGTGGGGTAAATTTGCCAATGCGGGACAGACTTGCGTAGCTCCGGACTACCTTCTTGTTGAGGACAAGGTTTACAATGAGGCAATTGTGGCAATCAAGAAGATCTACAAGGAGTTATTCCCTGTGGTGTCTCCAGATACAGATTTCACGCATGTAGTTGATGATAGATCCTTCGAGAGGCTTACCGGATACCTTGCCCACACAAGCGGGGGCATCATTCTTGGTGGAAAAGCTGATCCTTCAACCAGATTTATTGAGCCTACCGTTGTGGATGGTGTTGATTTGACGGATGCACTTATGAAGGAAGAGCTTTTCGGACCAATTCTTCCTATTGTCCGTTACTCGAACCTCTTCAAAGTGGTGAACACTATAAGAACAACGCCCGGACTCCAAACACCGTTGGCCTTGTACATTTTCAGCGATTCTAATGCTGAGCGTGAAATTATCCGGACAATAAACTCCGGCGGCCTCTGCATAAATGAAACTTTGATGCATGCTGGTTGCTACGCTACTCCGTTTGGTGGTGTTGGTTCATCTGGATGCGGAAATTACCATGGTAAATACTCTATTAAGACGTTTACACACGAAAGAGTGGTCATGGAGCAGCCTTATTGGGCAGAGTCTCTTATTAAGCTTCGGTATCCTCCatatgctttttcaaagatTAACTTGTCTTTAAGACTTGCACAGATTCCACCGATGCCAAACCTAACGTTCTGGGATGTTTTCCCATATATCATAATATTGACCATCGGTGTTATGATTGGTCGCTCACTATAGACTGGCTATATGTAAAGTCTATAGAATTAGCCTTTAACTtcattctgcttttttccttcaatttttaCTTGTTCGCTGTTTTTTTGCCGGTTGTAGTTCGGTTAGCATCTTTGTAGTTTTCAGCGTTTTCAAACTGTCCCTCGACAGTTACCTTACTTCAAGTTTGCAGTTTAATTgtgtcttttttctcacttcCACTTGGTTAAATGTCTGACATCTCAACATCTTCATGCTCTTTCTTCACATTTGGTTGCATTTCAGTATCACCATATCCATATGCCTCCACGTTTTGCGTTTCCTGCCCAATCTCATTCtgatctttctctttctccacCTTTACTTGTGTGCTGTCAATTGCTTTATGCTCCTCACCTATAGTTTCACTTTTAACTATATTATCCAGTAACTTCtcatccttttctttcgtttcatcatttccatCCTTTTCACTTGTGCTTTCCACCCCAACCAACTTATTGAGCTCATTTAGTTCTTCCTTGATTTTTGATCCATTCACCCATGAGGCCTTCTTATCAATCTGTGCTGGTAGCATAATAAAGCCATCATTTCTCccattatttttcatcgcATCCGATAAAAACTTGATCTCCCGCCTGAAATGTGTTGCAGTATAACTCAAATCTTCATAGCACTTCCCagtattcttttcaaacaaTTCAATTTGATCCTTTTCGCCTGTCTGCTTGGCCAATTGTAATGCTGATATAGCTTTGGACATATTTCCTAGAAATGACACTATTCGGGTGTCAATTTCATGGAGTGATTCCAATCTTTCCTGAACATACGATTTCTGTTCTGACATCgtgaaaatacaaataagACACAATTTCCTAGTCGTAAGTATCGAAATGGCCTCCCCTGTCAAATGCCAATCCAGATATGTTTACCTAGGTTTAGCGTATCATGTTCAATTGATGAATCTGTTCCGGCCATCTGATTATGTAAGCAGATCAGCATTtcgatatttttgttttgtcaCGTGATTCATGTAAGGGTATTTTGCCCTATCTTAAAAAATGCCACCCATACACCTCAGAAT
The sequence above is a segment of the Brettanomyces bruxellensis chromosome 6, complete sequence genome. Coding sequences within it:
- the IMP3 gene encoding Small subunit (SSU) processome component (BUSCO:EOG09264Y0W) yields the protein MPRKLKFHEQKLLKKVNFLEWKQDQGHRDAAVMSTYHLQNREEYHRYNKLCGQVRKLARKLALLSPQDPYRIKHEQLLLDKLYRMGVLPTTSKISDLENKVTVSAFCRRRIAVVMCRLKMAQNVSDAVKFVEQGHVRVGPDVITDAAFLVTRNMEDYLTWVDNSKIKRNVLKYKNKLDDFNLV
- a CDS encoding uncharacterized protein (SECRETED:SignalP(1-18)); the protein is MLFTKALTLLSVVSCVLAAPGSIPKFIDEYENQKPISSDEFENGDFSGTLRTYKVKAPERYGCEGMMREGQERYQVASLQLRLKQFDKDGNLVKVKVKEDIFALEPASLSDMTSVNESLMDEMDQEFDLQVDDEKEEAIVARPVKEMSRIEYYEGGEKVKARAGRRHCHMPAAVENSVLVPGRILAVKLIGKGDHDDGSGEAYSIFLKNDLQKLDTPLPKKHGVSDSAQIAIWLTVTALFVAVLAYGVVVFVKRMTSASHDYIKVSQKEQMVQEKATK